GGCCGCAATGCCGAACCCTCAAAATCCCGTGATGCAATGGTTCTGGGATTGACCGTCTTAAATGGCCTCGCCGCCATTGCCGCGGTGTTGGGTGCACTATCTGGCGTTTACAATCAGTTCGCCTGGGGACCAGTTGCCACCTTCGCTTTGTGCGCTATCGGCTTCCTCTTGGTGGGGCGAGCCGGCATGTCGGCCAGCGCGCCCAACTGAGACCAGGAAACAGCTTCCAGTGGGGTGACTGCTAGAGGGTGCCATACCTGCGGTAAATGCGGGCCGGATGAGTGTCTCTGTTCCAACCCCAAAATGGGCTAACCCGCGCTTGCAGCCGACGACGAACCGCATCAACATAGTTGCAGCTTGCGCGTTCATGCCTGCGGTTCGTCGCGGCTAAACCGCAGGCCGTTAGGCAGCTCCTCCTCTGACGTCGGCGCTCACTTGGCCGTGTAGTCGGCTTCCCGGAAACTGACGCACTACCGGCGTTTCAGATTGCTTGACAAACCCTGGCCTCGCCGATATGTTGCAATCCTTTGTAAACCTGCGGGTTCTGTTCTAAGCAGGGTGGTGAAAACGTCTCGGGTTGTCATTCCGAGGGGCGGCGTCCCGAAGCCTCGGGATTGGCCGACCCGAGTCCGCCGCGGCGGATGCTTTCTTTTCCCTGCGGGCCAATCACAAGCAGATTCCTCTCCCGCAGAGCGGGATCGGAATGACAGCCGCGGCACTTGTTCAGCATCCTGCCAAAGGATGGCCTTCGGATGCGGTGGAGCCAGCTCTTCATTCCCACGCTGCGAGAAGCTCCGGCTGAGGCTGAAGCCGCGAGCCACAGGCTGCTTCTCCGCGCCGGCTACATCCGCCAGCTTGGCGCCGGCATTTATTCCTTCCTTTTTCTCGGCTGGCGTTCGGCGCTGAGAATCACCCAGATCATCCGTGAAGAGATGGACCGGATCGGCGGCCAGGAATTTTTCCTTCCCGCGCTCAACCCGGCGGATATCTGGCAGGAAACAGGCCGGTGGGAGCAATTCGGCGAAACCATGTTCAAATTCAAGGATCGAGCCGGCCGTGACATTTGTCTCGGCGTCACTCACGAAGAGGTGATGACGGACATCGCCCGCCGCGAATTGCGCAGTTATCGCCAGCTTCCCCAGATCTGGTATCAGATCCAAACGAAATTCCGCGACGAAGCCCGGCCCAAGTCGGGATTGATGCGCCTGCGCCAGTTCATCATGAAGGATTCCTACTCCTTTGACCTGGATGAAGCTGGGCTCGACGTGAGCTACCGGAAGCATTATGACGCTTATTGCGCCATCTACGATCGCTGCGGGCTCAAATACAAGGTTGTAGAAGCTCATTCCGGCGCCATGGGCGGTGCGGTCTCGCACGAGTTCATGGTCATATCGGATGCCGGAGAAGATCAAGTTGCGATCTGCGAATGCGGTTACGCGGCCAACTTGGAAAAGGCGAAATCGCTCCTGCCGCCCGTAACGGACAATGAAGCGGCGCTTTCCCCGGAAGAATTTTCGACCCCTAACATCAAGACTATCGAAGAGCTGGCGGCCTTCACACGCACCGGGCCGGAGTACATGGCAAAGTCTTTGGTCTATATGGTCGAAAGCAAGCCGCTGCTCGTCCAAATTCGCGGCGACCACCAGCTCAACGACGCGAAACTCACCGATGCTCTCCGAGGGGTGCTTTGGCGGCCAGCGCATCCGGATGAAATCCGGCAATACTTTGGCGCAGGGGCGGGTTCGATCGGCGCCGTGGGCGTCAGGGGAATACGCATCCTGGCCGACGAGGCCTTGCGCGGGCGAAAAAATCTGCTGACCGGCGCGAACCGGGATCACTTTCATCTTCGCAACGTCACTCCCGGCGAGGACTTCGAGGCCGAATTCGCCGATTTACGCACAGTTCAAACCGGGGAAATCTGTACTCAGTGCCAGAAGAAGAAACTCACGGTGGCCAAAGCGATTGAAGTGGGGCACATCTTCAAGTTGGGCCGGCGATATTGCGAGGCGATGGGAGCCAAGGTGCTGGATGCGGCCGGTAAAGAAATCACCATGGTCATGGGCAGCTACGGCATCGGAGTGGAGCGCATCCTGACGGCAGCGGTGGAACAGAACTGCGATGAAGAGGGAATGTTCCTGCCGCGGGTCATTGCTCCCTTCGAAGTTGTGATCACGCCGGTGAATTATTCGGAACGCGAGCACCGCGATACAGCCGAGGAGATCTACCGGGAAATGCTTCGTGCCGGCGTGGATGCCCTCTACGACGATCGCGACGAGCGGCCCGGCGTGAAGTTCAAAGATGCTGACCTGATTGGCGTGCCCTATCGCGTGACCGTAGGGAAAAAGGTGAAGGAGGGCAAAGTCGAAATCCGGGATCGCTCGACACGCCAGACTACCGATGTTAGAATCAGCGAGGTCACAAAGCGGCTGAGAAGCGAGTTTTTCCGTTGAAGCCAGAGGGTTCGATGACGAACGAGATGCAACGCGGCAAGATTACCCTGGGCACCGTTTTTTGGACGCTGGTTTTCGTGGCGGCCATCTATTTAGGGGTGAAGATCATCCCCCTTTACGTCAACAACTTCCAGCTTCAAGACGCCATGGAGAATGAAGCGCGGCTGGCGGTAGTCAGCCGCAAGACAGCCGAGCAAATTCGCGACACGATTTTCAGCAAAGCGCAGGAGCTGGCGTTGCCGCTCAGTCGCGACCAGATTCGCGTGGAGGCAGACGTGCGAGCCGTGCGCATCTCCTGTGAGTACGACATCAATGTCGAGCTGCCCGGTTATACGCTCCGCCTCCATTTTAATCCTTCCTCAGCGGAGCGATCCCTCTTTTAGTCCCCTTCAGACTCCAGGTGGCGGCAATGATGATTCGAGAGGCACAAGGCGGCTGGCGGTCGCCCCGATATGATCGGGGCGTGGCAACGTAGGTTGGAACGACAACCGGAACAGGGAGGTCGCGTGCGGGTTCGGATCGGACGCGGTTTTTGGTCATCCCGCGCGGGCCTTGGCCTGCTCGCAGTCGCGGGCCTTGCCCTTTTTCTCGCCGCCGTCAGCTTTGTCGCCGTGTACATCCATTTTGCCCGGGTGATTGATGCCCGTCTGGCCGGGCCGGTCTTCCAGGCGACCTCGCACGTCTTTGGGGCAGCACGCCAGATCGGTCTGGGAGAAAAGCTGACACTGTCTGAGCTCGCCACTTACCTACGGCGGGCGGGCTATACCGAGACCGAGCTTCCGCTGGCGGACCTGCCTGACACGCTTGGCCGCTTCAAAATTTCAGGGCACAGCATAGAGATTCGACCGGGGTCCAACTCGTTTTTCAGCCGGCATAACGCTTTGCGGGTAGAGATTGTGGGGAACGAGGTGAGCCGCATCCTCTCGCTCGACGACGGCTCTTGGCGCGAGGTGGCTGAGGTCGAGCCGGCGCTCATCACCAATCTCTTTGATCAGAGGCGCGAAAAGCGGCGGTTGGTGCGCTTTGCCGACTTGCCCAAGGTCCTTGTGGATGCGGTTCTAACCGCAGAAGATCGCCGGTTTTTTGAGCATGCGGGAATCGATTTCATCGGCATAGCGCGAGCCGCCCTGGTGGACATCCGGCGAGGGGAGAAGGCCCAGGGCGGAAGCACGATCACGATGCAGGTGGCGAGGAATTTTTTCCTCACCCCGAGCCGGACGTGGCGACGCAAGTTGGCGGAAATTTTGATTGCCATCCAGCTTGAACAGCGTTTCACCAAGGAAGAGATCTTCGAACTTTATGCCAACCAGGTTTATCTCGGCAATCGCGGCAGTTTTTCCCTCAACGGTTTTGGCGAAGCGGCCCAAGTCTATTTCAACAAGGACGTGAAACAGCTCAGCTTGCCGGAGGCCGCTTACCTGGCAGCCATCATCCGTGGCCCCAATCTCTTTTCGCCGCAACGTTATCCCGAGCGGGCGGCGGGAGCACGCAACAACTTGATTGAGGCGATGGCCGAACATGGTGTCGTCAGCCGGGCGGAAGCGGATGCGGCGCGCCGAACCCCTCTCGAGGTCGCTCGCGGCAGCGTGGGGGCCTCGGACGCGCCTTATTTTGTGGACATGGTCAAAGACCGGCTGCTCGACCGCTACTCGGAAAGCGATCTGATTTCCCAGAGCTATCGGATCTACACCACACTCGACCTCGACTTGCAACGTGCGGCAGCGGAGGCGGTGCGCCTGGGAATGGCCGAAATGGACAAGCAGGTTGCGGCCAGATACCGGCGGGGAAAGGCCCGAGGCGAGGAAGTGCCGCCGGTCCAGGTGGCGTTGGTGGCGCTCGATCCGAAAACGGGAGAAATCAAAGCGCTCATTGGGGGAAGGGATTATGGCCAGAGCCAGTTGAATCGAGCGGTCGCCCGGCGCCAGCCCGGCTCTGTCTTCAAACCGTTTGTCTATGCGGCTGCGTTCAGCAACGGCGTGGAAGGTCGCCAGCCGATGGTCACGCCGACGACCGAGGTGCTCGACTCGCCGACAACCTTTACCTTTGAGGGACAGGAATACACGCCGAACAACTATGGCGACCAGTTTCACGGCGTCGTGAGCCTGCGTACCGCGCTGGCCTTATCTTTGAACGTTGCCACCGTGGGGCTGGCGGAGATGATCGGCTACGACCGTGTGGTCGATATCTCCCAGCGCGTCGGCTTTGGCAACCACATCAAGGCCACCCCGGCGGTGGCCTTGGGGGCCTATGAATTAACCCCGGTTGAGGTCGCTGCCGGCTACACCGCTTTTGCGAATGGCGGGGCCCGCACTGATCCACTCTTCATTACTCAGGTGACGACGCCGGACGGCAAGCTGCTCGAGCGCAATCCGCCACAGACACATCCGGCGCTCGATCCGCGTGTGGCCTTTGTGATGACGAACATGATGGAAGATGTGCTCAATCGTGGCACCGGAGTGGTCGTGCGCGCCCGAGGGTTCAGCGCGCCGGCGGCCGGCAAGACGGGCACCTCCCATGACGGATGGTTTGCCGGCTACACCTCGAATCTGCTCTGTGTCGTCTGGGTCGGCTATGACGACAACCGCGAACTCGGCTTGAGCGGAGCGGCTTCGGCAGCCCCGATCTGGGCGGAATTCATGAAGCGGG
The Candidatus Acidiferrales bacterium DNA segment above includes these coding regions:
- a CDS encoding PBP1A family penicillin-binding protein, which encodes MRVRIGRGFWSSRAGLGLLAVAGLALFLAAVSFVAVYIHFARVIDARLAGPVFQATSHVFGAARQIGLGEKLTLSELATYLRRAGYTETELPLADLPDTLGRFKISGHSIEIRPGSNSFFSRHNALRVEIVGNEVSRILSLDDGSWREVAEVEPALITNLFDQRREKRRLVRFADLPKVLVDAVLTAEDRRFFEHAGIDFIGIARAALVDIRRGEKAQGGSTITMQVARNFFLTPSRTWRRKLAEILIAIQLEQRFTKEEIFELYANQVYLGNRGSFSLNGFGEAAQVYFNKDVKQLSLPEAAYLAAIIRGPNLFSPQRYPERAAGARNNLIEAMAEHGVVSRAEADAARRTPLEVARGSVGASDAPYFVDMVKDRLLDRYSESDLISQSYRIYTTLDLDLQRAAAEAVRLGMAEMDKQVAARYRRGKARGEEVPPVQVALVALDPKTGEIKALIGGRDYGQSQLNRAVARRQPGSVFKPFVYAAAFSNGVEGRQPMVTPTTEVLDSPTTFTFEGQEYTPNNYGDQFHGVVSLRTALALSLNVATVGLAEMIGYDRVVDISQRVGFGNHIKATPAVALGAYELTPVEVAAGYTAFANGGARTDPLFITQVTTPDGKLLERNPPQTHPALDPRVAFVMTNMMEDVLNRGTGVVVRARGFSAPAAGKTGTSHDGWFAGYTSNLLCVVWVGYDDNRELGLSGAASAAPIWAEFMKRAVELAPYRGVQPFVAPEGIVMATVDPESGELATALCSTSLQEAFVAGTEPTSYCVLHGGEQAAGATGEHPSWLSRLFGTKQQTGTQPAAAPTEGGSQGQTAVSGTENPSIGGQPPAGPGKATPDSAEPKKKSVLRRFWGALAGETKDKKQEEKDQAKP
- a CDS encoding proline--tRNA ligase, which codes for MRWSQLFIPTLREAPAEAEAASHRLLLRAGYIRQLGAGIYSFLFLGWRSALRITQIIREEMDRIGGQEFFLPALNPADIWQETGRWEQFGETMFKFKDRAGRDICLGVTHEEVMTDIARRELRSYRQLPQIWYQIQTKFRDEARPKSGLMRLRQFIMKDSYSFDLDEAGLDVSYRKHYDAYCAIYDRCGLKYKVVEAHSGAMGGAVSHEFMVISDAGEDQVAICECGYAANLEKAKSLLPPVTDNEAALSPEEFSTPNIKTIEELAAFTRTGPEYMAKSLVYMVESKPLLVQIRGDHQLNDAKLTDALRGVLWRPAHPDEIRQYFGAGAGSIGAVGVRGIRILADEALRGRKNLLTGANRDHFHLRNVTPGEDFEAEFADLRTVQTGEICTQCQKKKLTVAKAIEVGHIFKLGRRYCEAMGAKVLDAAGKEITMVMGSYGIGVERILTAAVEQNCDEEGMFLPRVIAPFEVVITPVNYSEREHRDTAEEIYREMLRAGVDALYDDRDERPGVKFKDADLIGVPYRVTVGKKVKEGKVEIRDRSTRQTTDVRISEVTKRLRSEFFR